A genomic segment from Pistricoccus aurantiacus encodes:
- a CDS encoding extensin family protein: MKRALLLLALIAIGVAFDKGVWAIPREWNPFEPLYIQDPITPVTRWKLKRLQSDRQGCLAALETLPKDELDYQALTDYVPAPNCPLTNVIRLNASGVEFNRSFVATCPLVLAWLMFEYHDLQPAARNVLGSPVSRVEHYGSFACRNIYGREKGRRSAHAFAAALDVAAFTLEDGRRISVLEDWPKEGGKGEFLQEVHQGACRRFATVLGPDYNAAHANHFHLAMGGYRLCR, translated from the coding sequence GTGAAGCGCGCGCTGCTTCTGCTTGCCTTGATCGCCATTGGCGTCGCCTTCGACAAGGGCGTCTGGGCGATTCCCCGAGAGTGGAATCCTTTCGAGCCGCTGTATATTCAGGATCCGATTACTCCGGTCACCCGCTGGAAACTCAAGCGGCTCCAGAGCGATCGCCAGGGTTGCCTGGCGGCGCTGGAAACGTTGCCGAAAGACGAGCTCGATTATCAGGCGCTGACGGACTATGTGCCGGCCCCCAACTGCCCGCTCACCAACGTGATACGTCTGAACGCCAGCGGCGTGGAGTTCAATCGCAGCTTCGTGGCGACGTGTCCCCTGGTGCTGGCCTGGTTGATGTTCGAGTACCATGACCTGCAGCCGGCGGCGCGGAATGTACTTGGCAGCCCGGTCAGCCGAGTCGAGCACTACGGCAGCTTCGCCTGTCGCAATATCTACGGCCGCGAAAAAGGCCGGCGCAGCGCTCATGCTTTCGCGGCAGCGCTGGATGTGGCGGCTTTCACGCTTGAAGACGGACGACGGATAAGCGTGCTGGAGGATTGGCCAAAAGAAGGAGGGAAAGGAGAGTTTCTTCAGGAAGTGCATCAAGGCGCCTGCCGACGTTTCGCCACGGTATTGGGGCCGGACTACAATGCCGCCCATGCCAATCACTTCCATTTGGCCATGGGCGGATACAGGTTATGTCGCTAG
- a CDS encoding VRR-NUC domain-containing protein, translating to MNLDTSPATASLDDPFYYLINFRFVLDWVRERYADLLDNDERALLTTIQNLPESSQALLVRMVMRKGERFRLSKLRYLEIGDSGAAMAPLMEQELASNDPVLELGELFSLLTRQELALALRDEIQAAGLPRGMSKAALREALESQGLAPRRFSDWWKTDDTLVELAHPELFERLRLMFFGNLRQDWSEFVLAELGLQRFETVDFSLDSRAFQHREEVDTYLALERLRRRLYEGELPQAVWRDTPNEPYDNAWLESRRSRLLFRLGRELERQGESRLARDVYAGSTHNEARVRRLRLLERAGDHATAWKLVQEAQIDPRSEAETQQLQRLQKRLARRVGQTSATAGPEAQTKQLILELPRQPSVEIAVRDYLATSEAPVYYVENSLLTGLFGLLCWEAIFAPLPGAFFHPFHNGPADLYREDFVSRRRELFETCLARLDGQDYRDLVRATWQEKWGLASPFVHWGALSEERLELALARIPPAQLKACFRRLLSDLRANRAGLPDLIQFYSDESDSGYRLIEVKGPGDRLQDNQRRWLSFFQREGIPVAVCYVNWCSEETAS from the coding sequence ATGAATCTAGATACGTCTCCTGCCACTGCTTCCCTGGACGATCCCTTCTATTACCTGATCAATTTTCGTTTCGTGCTCGACTGGGTGCGGGAACGTTACGCGGATCTGCTGGATAACGATGAGCGGGCGCTTCTGACCACTATTCAGAATCTCCCCGAGTCTTCACAGGCGCTGTTGGTGAGAATGGTGATGCGCAAGGGGGAGCGGTTTCGTCTTTCCAAGCTGCGTTACTTGGAGATCGGCGACAGCGGCGCGGCCATGGCGCCGCTGATGGAGCAGGAGTTGGCAAGTAACGATCCCGTACTGGAACTCGGCGAGCTATTTTCCCTGCTCACTCGTCAGGAGCTGGCGCTGGCCTTGCGCGACGAGATTCAGGCGGCGGGGCTTCCGCGCGGCATGTCCAAGGCGGCGCTGCGGGAGGCGCTTGAATCACAAGGCTTGGCACCGCGTCGCTTCAGCGATTGGTGGAAAACCGATGATACGCTGGTGGAGCTTGCCCATCCCGAGCTTTTCGAGCGGCTGCGGCTGATGTTCTTCGGCAACCTGCGCCAGGACTGGTCGGAATTCGTGCTGGCGGAGCTTGGCCTGCAGCGCTTCGAGACGGTTGATTTCAGCCTGGATTCCCGGGCCTTCCAACACCGCGAGGAGGTGGATACCTACCTGGCCTTGGAGCGGCTGCGTCGGCGACTGTATGAAGGCGAGTTGCCCCAAGCCGTTTGGCGGGATACGCCGAACGAACCTTATGACAACGCCTGGCTGGAAAGCCGCCGTAGCCGTCTGCTGTTTCGCCTGGGCCGGGAGCTGGAGCGCCAGGGCGAGTCACGGCTGGCCCGAGATGTTTATGCAGGCAGTACACATAACGAGGCGCGCGTTCGCCGGCTGCGCCTGCTGGAGCGGGCCGGGGACCATGCCACCGCCTGGAAACTGGTGCAAGAGGCGCAAATAGACCCCCGCAGCGAGGCGGAGACTCAGCAGCTTCAGCGTTTGCAAAAACGCCTGGCCAGGCGGGTCGGGCAAACGTCCGCCACTGCTGGACCGGAAGCGCAAACAAAACAGCTAATTCTCGAGCTACCCCGACAGCCAAGCGTGGAAATCGCCGTACGCGACTACCTCGCTACCTCGGAAGCGCCGGTGTATTACGTGGAAAACAGTCTGCTGACCGGGCTCTTCGGTCTGCTGTGCTGGGAAGCGATTTTCGCGCCGCTGCCCGGCGCCTTCTTTCATCCCTTTCACAACGGCCCGGCGGACCTGTATCGGGAGGATTTCGTCTCCCGCCGCCGTGAATTGTTCGAGACTTGTCTGGCAAGGCTGGACGGGCAGGACTATCGCGATCTCGTCCGCGCCACCTGGCAGGAAAAATGGGGCCTTGCCTCGCCCTTCGTGCATTGGGGCGCCCTGAGCGAAGAGCGCCTGGAGTTGGCGTTGGCCCGCATCCCGCCGGCGCAACTCAAGGCCTGTTTCCGGCGCCTCTTGAGCGATCTTCGCGCCAATCGTGCCGGGCTGCCGGATCTGATTCAGTTCTATTCTGACGAAAGCGATTCCGGCTATCGTCTGATCGAGGTCAAGGGACCGGGAGATCGGCTGCAGGACAATCAGCGCCGCTGGCTAAGCTTCTTCCAGCGCGAGGGCATCCCCGTGGCGGTCTGCTACGTCAACTGGTGCTCCGAGGAAACGGCGTCTTGA
- a CDS encoding retropepsin-like aspartic protease family protein has translation MSKEARGQRRFGLGMLVLWVLLMAMAFFGFQRLMEERRNPNADLARMTEGQQREVTLERNGAGHFVASGRINGEVVEFLLDTGATQVAVPGKLAERLGLKRGPGAVFRTANGTARGYLTQLDKVSLGGLVARDVSGPIGPGMGGDTVLLGMSFLNRFDIQIRGDRMVLSVPEAR, from the coding sequence GTGAGCAAGGAGGCGCGCGGCCAACGACGCTTTGGCCTGGGCATGCTGGTGCTCTGGGTGCTGCTGATGGCGATGGCGTTTTTCGGCTTTCAGCGCCTCATGGAAGAGCGACGCAATCCCAACGCGGATCTGGCTCGGATGACTGAAGGCCAGCAGCGAGAAGTGACGCTTGAGCGCAACGGCGCCGGGCACTTCGTCGCCAGCGGGCGGATCAATGGCGAGGTGGTGGAATTTCTATTGGATACCGGCGCCACCCAGGTGGCGGTGCCCGGCAAACTGGCCGAACGGCTCGGTTTGAAGAGAGGGCCCGGCGCGGTATTTCGCACCGCCAACGGCACCGCGCGAGGCTATCTGACCCAGCTGGACAAGGTCAGCTTGGGCGGCCTGGTTGCCCGGGACGTATCCGGCCCCATCGGCCCCGGCATGGGCGGCGACACCGTGCTGCTGGGCATGAGCTTTCTCAACCGCTTCGATATCCAGATACGCGGCGATCGCATGGTGCTGAGCGTGCCCGAGGCGCGCTGA
- a CDS encoding toxic anion resistance protein, with the protein MQIPQNSRHQTLYLPATEEIAADLAHKPGAHHEEAGLEKQAERFVTELLAQNQARQSQRRHVDELGSEIQRQAAYQSELLKTPMRTLAEQGEEGGPVAQALTGLRERMRELDPQRHRLSRRGIDRVLKFIPGMSTGLERYFQKYESAQQALDAIIHDLEAGKDRLGRDNLTLTDDQQALEESTEKLQEQVELGQLIDRRLMRRAEALPQEDPERAFIEEELLFPLRQRIVDLQQQLAVSQQGVLALEVIIRNNRELMRGVDRAINVTVSALSVAVTVALGLANQRLVLDKVEALNATTSDMIAGTAQALRRQGTDIQTRAGSAMLDMQKLEQAFGDVMAAIDDVSRYRREALPRLAEQVQRLDGLSRQGGEVIERMQRSRDESPPR; encoded by the coding sequence ATGCAAATCCCGCAAAACTCTCGGCATCAGACCCTATACCTGCCGGCGACGGAGGAGATCGCCGCGGATCTGGCGCATAAGCCCGGCGCACATCATGAAGAGGCGGGCCTGGAAAAGCAGGCAGAGCGCTTCGTGACGGAGCTGCTGGCCCAGAACCAGGCGCGCCAGTCCCAACGCCGCCACGTGGACGAACTGGGCAGCGAGATTCAGCGCCAGGCCGCCTATCAGAGCGAGCTGCTCAAGACCCCCATGCGCACCCTCGCCGAGCAGGGAGAGGAAGGCGGTCCGGTGGCTCAGGCGCTGACCGGCCTGCGTGAGCGCATGCGCGAGCTCGATCCACAGCGCCATCGTTTGAGCCGACGAGGTATCGATCGGGTGCTGAAATTCATTCCCGGCATGAGCACCGGCCTCGAGCGCTACTTCCAGAAATACGAAAGCGCTCAGCAGGCGCTGGATGCGATCATCCACGATCTCGAAGCCGGCAAGGATCGGCTGGGTCGCGACAACCTGACCTTGACGGACGACCAGCAAGCGCTGGAGGAAAGCACGGAGAAACTTCAGGAGCAGGTCGAGCTGGGCCAGCTGATCGACCGCCGCCTGATGCGTCGAGCCGAGGCGCTTCCCCAGGAAGACCCGGAGCGCGCCTTCATCGAGGAAGAGCTGCTGTTCCCGCTGCGTCAGCGCATCGTCGATCTGCAGCAGCAGCTGGCGGTCAGCCAGCAGGGCGTGCTGGCCCTGGAAGTGATCATCCGCAACAACCGGGAGCTGATGCGCGGGGTGGACCGGGCCATCAACGTTACCGTCTCGGCGCTGAGTGTGGCGGTGACCGTGGCCCTGGGGCTGGCCAATCAGCGCCTGGTGCTGGACAAGGTCGAAGCGCTCAATGCCACCACCTCGGACATGATCGCCGGTACCGCCCAGGCGCTGCGCCGTCAGGGTACGGATATCCAGACCCGCGCCGGCTCGGCGATGCTCGACATGCAGAAGCTCGAACAGGCCTTCGGCGACGTCATGGCGGCCATCGACGATGTTTCTCGCTATCGTCGCGAGGCGCTGCCACGGCTGGCGGAACAGGTTCAACGCCTGGACGGCCTGTCTCGCCAGGGCGGCGAGGTCATCGAACGCATGCAGCGCAGCCGCGACGAGTCGCCGCCGCGGTGA
- a CDS encoding MFS transporter, whose amino-acid sequence MSGYSAAERLSSRPYASRKEIFGWAMFDFANQAFTLLIITVVFGELYTTVIVGDRGDDYRLANLLWSAALAISYLLVVILGPLCGAVMDYAAAKKRFLFISYLATVIATGLLYFVAPGYVWLGFLLIVLSNTAYSLGESFIAAFLPELGPPRSLGRISGFGWALGYVGGLFAAGFTLVVLGDTSAENFERIRWVGPFAAGFFLVTAIPTFLWLKERGVATSLPPRVSYTDIALARVRQTLQDLRRFRDLAIFLVSLLFSMAGVYIIIAFAFIYGAQVIRWDESVRNLMFIIVQITAAVGALGFGFIQDRIGAKITYLFTLVLWVAAILAIWATPEVTAWLNAWLGLDWQAQHLFLVVGCLAGLSLGSSQSASRALVGLFSPRDKAAEFFGFWGLANKLAGVIGIVGLGLLQAVVGLKASILLCAALFILAILICLSVNQARGQRAAEAWERREIAAY is encoded by the coding sequence ATGTCAGGGTATTCCGCTGCCGAGCGTCTCTCTTCCAGGCCCTATGCCTCCCGCAAGGAAATCTTCGGCTGGGCGATGTTCGACTTCGCCAATCAGGCCTTTACCCTCTTGATCATCACCGTGGTGTTCGGCGAGCTCTACACCACGGTGATCGTCGGCGACCGGGGCGATGATTATCGCCTTGCCAACCTCTTGTGGAGCGCGGCCCTGGCGATCAGCTATCTGCTGGTGGTGATCCTGGGGCCCTTGTGCGGGGCGGTGATGGATTACGCCGCCGCCAAGAAGCGCTTTCTCTTCATCAGCTATCTGGCCACGGTGATCGCCACCGGGCTGCTCTACTTCGTTGCCCCGGGTTACGTATGGCTGGGATTCCTGCTGATCGTGCTCTCCAACACCGCCTATTCCCTGGGAGAGTCCTTTATCGCCGCCTTCCTGCCGGAACTCGGTCCGCCCAGGAGTCTCGGCAGGATTTCCGGTTTCGGCTGGGCCCTGGGCTATGTCGGCGGGCTTTTTGCCGCGGGCTTTACTCTGGTGGTGCTCGGCGATACCAGCGCGGAAAACTTCGAACGCATTCGCTGGGTCGGGCCTTTCGCCGCCGGTTTCTTTCTGGTGACGGCGATTCCCACCTTCCTGTGGCTCAAGGAGCGCGGCGTGGCCACATCGCTGCCGCCGAGGGTGAGCTATACGGACATCGCGCTGGCCCGAGTGCGCCAGACGCTCCAGGATCTCCGGCGCTTTCGCGACCTGGCGATCTTTCTGGTGTCGCTCTTGTTCTCCATGGCCGGGGTCTACATCATCATCGCCTTCGCCTTTATCTACGGCGCCCAGGTGATCCGCTGGGACGAGTCGGTGCGCAACCTGATGTTCATCATCGTGCAGATCACCGCGGCGGTAGGCGCCCTGGGCTTCGGCTTCATTCAGGATCGCATCGGCGCCAAGATCACTTATCTCTTCACGCTGGTGCTGTGGGTGGCGGCGATTCTCGCTATCTGGGCGACCCCGGAGGTCACTGCCTGGCTCAATGCCTGGCTGGGACTCGACTGGCAGGCCCAGCATCTCTTTCTGGTGGTGGGCTGTCTCGCCGGGCTCAGCCTGGGCTCGAGCCAGTCCGCCAGCCGCGCCCTGGTGGGGCTCTTCTCGCCCCGAGACAAGGCGGCGGAATTCTTCGGCTTCTGGGGCTTGGCCAACAAGCTCGCCGGGGTGATCGGCATCGTCGGGCTGGGGCTTCTGCAGGCGGTGGTGGGGCTGAAAGCCTCGATTCTTCTGTGCGCGGCGCTATTCATCCTGGCTATTCTGATATGCCTGTCGGTGAATCAGGCTCGCGGGCAGCGTGCCGCCGAGGCATGGGAACGTCGCGAGATCGCTGCGTACTAA
- a CDS encoding monooxygenase yields MAVILQIHFPFSGPFGDALLEEARPMAESINTEPGLRWKLWTEDAQEKRAGGIYLFDTREQAQRYLDKHSERLRQSMGVENVEAQILEVNEPLSAINRGPVQ; encoded by the coding sequence ATGGCCGTTATTTTGCAGATACATTTTCCTTTTTCCGGACCCTTCGGCGATGCCCTGCTGGAGGAGGCAAGACCGATGGCGGAATCCATCAATACCGAGCCGGGACTGCGCTGGAAACTATGGACGGAAGACGCGCAGGAAAAGCGGGCCGGCGGTATCTATCTATTCGATACTCGGGAACAGGCGCAGCGCTATCTCGACAAGCACAGCGAGCGACTGCGCCAATCGATGGGGGTCGAAAATGTCGAGGCGCAAATCCTCGAGGTCAACGAGCCGCTATCCGCTATCAATCGCGGTCCTGTCCAATAA
- a CDS encoding cobyrinic acid a,c-diamide synthase, producing MLEFLQGFSYGLFLSCLPWFVIGLVSPRHALGTLRPERLQVFIRYWFVVPFLAGLLWLTSLWGGFGPSLGGWLAGLAAIAVEIPLERRLRGWWERRKQKRLDAQRQREIAKRQAEQARQARERGEESLDPQHPPADADDVILALCSAKARLLAARQPALAQQADRVYGRYRKVIAVLLERFEVGELAFERARSLVAEVCFAAVDNLTAMAAQASGVAGVDSDHVRRRLSLESGRLSHTERLALERRLALVEDTHRHLRELSARNETALTALDNAAVAMARVDTRRPQASVSADQALGDLQNFVARAERYGRGP from the coding sequence ATGCTGGAATTTCTTCAAGGGTTTTCCTACGGGCTGTTCCTTTCCTGCCTGCCTTGGTTCGTGATCGGCCTGGTCAGCCCACGCCATGCCCTGGGCACCCTGCGACCGGAGCGTCTGCAGGTATTTATCCGTTACTGGTTCGTCGTGCCTTTCCTGGCGGGACTGCTGTGGCTGACTTCGCTGTGGGGCGGTTTCGGGCCCTCTCTGGGCGGATGGCTGGCGGGTCTCGCGGCGATCGCCGTGGAGATTCCCCTGGAACGGCGCTTGCGGGGCTGGTGGGAAAGGCGCAAGCAGAAACGCCTCGATGCCCAGCGCCAGCGCGAGATCGCCAAGCGTCAGGCGGAGCAGGCTCGCCAGGCCCGGGAAAGAGGCGAAGAAAGCCTCGATCCGCAGCATCCGCCGGCGGATGCGGACGATGTGATCCTGGCGCTGTGCAGTGCCAAGGCGCGCCTGCTGGCGGCCAGGCAGCCAGCCCTTGCTCAGCAGGCAGATCGGGTTTACGGGCGTTATCGCAAGGTGATCGCGGTATTGCTGGAGCGCTTCGAGGTGGGAGAGCTCGCCTTCGAGCGCGCCCGCTCCCTGGTGGCGGAAGTCTGTTTCGCGGCGGTGGACAACTTGACCGCCATGGCCGCTCAAGCCAGCGGCGTGGCGGGGGTGGACAGCGACCACGTGCGCCGGCGGCTGTCACTCGAAAGCGGCCGGCTTTCCCATACGGAACGCCTGGCCTTGGAGCGACGCCTGGCGCTGGTGGAGGACACGCATCGCCATCTTCGTGAACTCAGCGCCCGCAACGAAACCGCTCTGACCGCCTTGGACAACGCGGCGGTGGCCATGGCTCGAGTGGATACTCGCCGTCCCCAGGCGTCCGTCAGCGCGGATCAGGCGTTGGGGGACCTGCAGAACTTCGTCGCTCGGGCAGAGCGTTATGGCCGCGGCCCTTGA
- a CDS encoding monovalent cation:proton antiporter-2 (CPA2) family protein: protein MDTGLIYSALVFLVAAVAVVPLCKWLGLGEVLGYLLAGVVIGPTTLGLVSEPEQVLRFSQIGIIFLLFVIGLELKPSRLKLMRRAVFVFGSLQLATASLAIALVAWLLGLPPAAALIVGFSLGLSSTPLVLQLLVERKELQSRHGRYAFSILLFQDLAAIPVLALIPFLGVGTSLEDDPMGLYDDIALGIGAFLVLILGGRYLMRPLFRLAANAHSREVFMGAALMVVLGAALLMEEAGLSMALGAFIAGVLLADSEYRPAIEADIQPFKGMLLGLFFMAVGMTTQIGLLLDSPVMILSLVLGLMTLKFVAMLLASRLYGLPWLKSTRLGLLMAHGGEFGFVLLSSALAAELLDASLVNTLILVVSLSMALTPLLNALVLSSSLFRLRPPARDFDQPTDDTPEVLIIGFSRFGQVVGRVLQNLKIPYTVLDSNPEQVDFVRRYGNQVYFGDATRLDLLEAAGAGRARLLVLAVSDVEMSVRVAKLVKQHFPQVKILARARDRYHAQILMRLGIPVVIRELLLSSLEMSRQVLSELGVSEHQAQHTIETFRRHDEHMLTRQMEISQDEQQLIQSVQEANRELQEIFEEDEQSLTPGTLKVSPRSS from the coding sequence TTGGATACTGGATTGATCTATTCCGCCCTGGTGTTTCTCGTCGCTGCGGTAGCGGTGGTGCCACTGTGCAAGTGGCTAGGGCTTGGCGAGGTGCTGGGTTATCTGCTGGCCGGGGTGGTGATCGGCCCTACGACGCTGGGCCTGGTGAGCGAGCCGGAACAGGTACTGCGGTTTTCCCAGATCGGCATCATTTTTCTGCTGTTCGTCATCGGCCTTGAACTCAAGCCCTCGCGTCTCAAGCTGATGCGCAGGGCGGTCTTTGTCTTCGGCAGCCTGCAGCTTGCTACGGCGAGCCTGGCCATTGCCCTGGTCGCCTGGCTGTTGGGACTTCCCCCTGCAGCGGCGCTGATCGTCGGCTTCAGCCTGGGGCTCAGCTCGACGCCGCTGGTGCTGCAGCTGTTGGTGGAGCGCAAGGAGCTGCAGAGCCGGCACGGTCGATATGCGTTTTCGATTCTGCTGTTTCAGGATCTGGCCGCCATTCCGGTACTGGCGCTGATTCCTTTCCTGGGTGTAGGCACCAGTCTCGAAGATGATCCCATGGGCCTGTACGATGATATCGCCCTGGGGATAGGCGCGTTTCTGGTGCTGATCCTGGGGGGGCGTTACCTGATGCGCCCGTTGTTTCGCCTGGCGGCCAATGCCCATAGTCGAGAAGTGTTCATGGGGGCCGCGCTGATGGTGGTGTTGGGAGCCGCGCTGCTGATGGAAGAAGCCGGGCTTTCCATGGCGCTGGGTGCATTTATCGCCGGCGTGCTGCTGGCGGACTCGGAGTACCGTCCCGCCATCGAGGCGGATATCCAGCCCTTCAAGGGAATGCTGCTGGGGCTTTTCTTCATGGCGGTGGGCATGACCACCCAGATCGGCCTGCTGTTGGATTCGCCGGTCATGATCCTGAGTCTGGTGCTGGGTCTGATGACGCTCAAGTTCGTGGCAATGCTGCTGGCGTCGCGGCTTTATGGGCTGCCTTGGCTGAAATCGACCCGGCTCGGATTGCTTATGGCCCACGGCGGGGAATTCGGCTTCGTGCTGCTCTCAAGTGCCTTGGCCGCGGAGCTGCTGGACGCCTCACTGGTCAATACGCTGATTCTGGTGGTCTCGCTTTCCATGGCGCTGACACCATTGCTCAACGCTCTGGTGCTGAGCTCGTCGCTGTTCAGGCTCAGGCCCCCTGCCAGGGATTTCGATCAGCCCACGGATGACACTCCCGAAGTGCTGATCATCGGTTTCAGCCGTTTCGGCCAGGTGGTGGGGCGAGTGCTGCAGAATCTCAAGATTCCCTACACGGTACTGGACAGCAACCCGGAGCAGGTGGATTTCGTGCGTCGCTATGGCAACCAGGTCTATTTCGGCGATGCGACTCGTCTCGATTTGCTCGAAGCCGCCGGGGCGGGGCGGGCGCGGCTGCTGGTATTGGCGGTAAGCGATGTGGAGATGTCGGTGCGCGTGGCCAAGCTGGTCAAACAACATTTTCCCCAGGTGAAAATCCTCGCCCGGGCACGGGATCGATACCATGCCCAGATATTGATGCGTCTTGGTATCCCGGTGGTGATTCGTGAGTTGCTGCTGTCGAGTCTCGAGATGTCTCGCCAGGTGCTCAGCGAGCTGGGCGTATCCGAGCATCAGGCCCAGCATACCATCGAGACCTTTCGCCGCCATGACGAGCATATGCTGACGCGGCAGATGGAGATTTCCCAGGACGAGCAGCAGCTGATACAGAGCGTGCAGGAGGCCAACCGGGAGCTGCAGGAGATTTTCGAGGAAGACGAGCAAAGCCTGACCCCGGGCACCCTCAAGGTGTCGCCTCGCAGCTCATGA
- a CDS encoding ATP-dependent DNA helicase, which translates to MNYRVAVRALCEFTARTGDLDHRFTPSPSAREGIAGHQLVAARRGESYESEISLSGDYQPDESVILTVGGRADGYDSAANRLEEIKTHRGDLARMSDNQRALHWAQVRVYGALLCRARELEGVTLALVYLDIASQRESVLTEWSTRVELEAFFEDQCERFLIWAAQEAVHRRARDAALEKLVFPYTTFRSGQRELAEAVYKAASTQRCLLMQAPTGIGKTLGTLFPQLAAMPRHNLDRLFYLTAKTTGRGLALNALEHLDAKPLRVLELVARDKACEHPDKACHGESCPLARGFYDRLPEARRQAVAQGGRLDQAALRHIALAHDICPYYLGQELARWCDVVVGDVNHYFDLNAMLFGLTLTQQWRVGVLVDEAHNLVERGRRMYSAELDQAAFKRLRRQAPEALGKTFRRIDRQWNALNKAEHPKGSTTYRELEAIPAKLLSALHKAIAEITEYLADEPAGLDSALSQTYFDLLHFCRVAELFDKQFLCDLSFRCGRRGGTISALALRNVVPATLLAPRFAVSHTSVLFSATLSPSRYYADLLGLPERTPWLEVEAPFVADQLEVRIAADVSTRFRHRQASLDPIGELMAQQFRAQPGNYLAFFSSFDYLEQVLERFHESHPSIPAWRQERRMSEPARQDFLARFEARGQGIGFAVLGGVFGEGIDLPGERLIGAFIATLGLPQINPVNEGFKQRLGAIFGDGYAYTYLYPGLQKVVQAAGRVIRTREDRGVVHLIDDRFNRPEVRELLPDWWQTSTVRSFPLLSLQ; encoded by the coding sequence TTGAACTACCGCGTCGCGGTTCGCGCCCTGTGCGAGTTCACCGCCAGGACCGGCGATCTGGATCATCGCTTCACCCCGAGCCCCAGTGCCCGGGAAGGTATTGCCGGCCATCAACTGGTGGCGGCTCGGCGCGGCGAGAGTTATGAAAGCGAAATTTCCCTGAGCGGCGACTATCAGCCGGATGAGAGCGTAATACTGACCGTCGGCGGTCGCGCGGACGGTTACGACAGCGCGGCCAATCGCCTCGAGGAAATCAAGACCCATCGCGGCGATCTCGCCCGCATGAGCGATAATCAGCGTGCCCTGCACTGGGCCCAGGTGCGGGTCTACGGCGCGCTTTTATGTCGGGCGCGGGAACTCGAGGGCGTGACCCTGGCGCTGGTCTATCTGGATATCGCCAGCCAGCGGGAAAGCGTGCTGACCGAGTGGTCGACCCGGGTCGAGCTGGAGGCTTTCTTCGAAGATCAGTGCGAGCGCTTTCTGATCTGGGCGGCCCAGGAAGCCGTCCATCGCCGGGCCCGGGACGCCGCCCTGGAAAAGCTCGTCTTTCCCTACACGACGTTTCGTTCCGGCCAGCGGGAACTCGCCGAGGCGGTCTACAAGGCGGCGAGCACCCAACGCTGCCTGCTGATGCAGGCCCCCACCGGCATCGGCAAGACCCTGGGCACGCTGTTTCCCCAGCTTGCGGCCATGCCTCGCCATAACCTCGATCGTCTTTTCTATCTTACCGCCAAGACCACCGGGCGCGGCCTGGCCTTGAACGCCCTCGAGCATCTGGATGCGAAGCCCCTACGGGTACTGGAACTGGTGGCTCGGGACAAGGCCTGCGAGCATCCGGACAAGGCCTGTCACGGGGAATCCTGCCCTCTGGCTCGGGGCTTCTACGACCGGCTGCCGGAGGCACGTCGTCAGGCGGTGGCACAGGGCGGCCGGCTGGATCAGGCGGCGCTGCGTCATATCGCCTTGGCCCATGACATCTGCCCCTACTATCTGGGTCAGGAACTGGCCCGCTGGTGCGATGTGGTGGTGGGGGACGTCAACCATTACTTCGATCTCAACGCCATGCTGTTCGGCCTGACCCTGACCCAGCAGTGGCGGGTGGGTGTGCTGGTGGACGAGGCCCATAACCTGGTGGAGCGCGGTCGGCGCATGTACAGCGCGGAACTGGACCAGGCCGCCTTCAAGCGGCTGCGTCGCCAGGCGCCGGAAGCGCTTGGAAAAACCTTCAGACGCATCGATCGCCAATGGAATGCCTTGAACAAGGCGGAGCATCCAAAGGGCTCCACAACCTATCGAGAACTCGAGGCGATTCCCGCCAAGCTGCTGAGCGCCTTGCACAAGGCCATCGCCGAGATCACCGAATATCTGGCGGATGAGCCCGCGGGGCTGGATAGCGCCCTGAGTCAAACGTATTTCGACCTGCTGCATTTCTGCCGGGTGGCGGAGCTATTTGATAAGCAGTTTCTCTGTGATCTGAGTTTTCGGTGTGGACGGCGAGGCGGGACAATATCAGCGCTTGCCCTGCGCAATGTGGTGCCGGCGACGCTTCTCGCCCCACGTTTCGCCGTGAGCCACACCAGCGTGCTGTTTTCCGCCACCCTGAGCCCGAGCCGCTACTACGCGGATCTGCTGGGGTTGCCGGAAAGGACGCCCTGGCTCGAGGTGGAAGCGCCGTTTGTCGCGGATCAGCTCGAGGTGCGTATCGCCGCGGACGTCTCGACCCGCTTCCGGCATCGCCAGGCGTCGCTTGACCCCATCGGCGAGCTGATGGCGCAGCAGTTCAGGGCCCAGCCGGGCAACTACCTGGCCTTCTTCAGCAGCTTCGATTATCTGGAGCAGGTGCTGGAACGGTTTCACGAGTCTCATCCGTCGATTCCCGCCTGGCGCCAGGAGCGGCGCATGAGCGAGCCCGCGCGACAGGACTTTCTCGCCAGGTTCGAGGCCCGCGGTCAGGGCATCGGCTTCGCGGTACTCGGCGGCGTGTTCGGCGAAGGCATCGACCTGCCCGGCGAGCGGCTGATCGGCGCTTTCATCGCCACCCTTGGCCTGCCGCAGATCAATCCGGTGAACGAGGGGTTCAAGCAGCGCCTGGGCGCCATCTTCGGCGACGGCTACGCCTATACTTATCTCTATCCGGGTCTGCAGAAGGTGGTGCAGGCGGCGGGACGAGTGATTCGTACCCGAGAGGATCGTGGCGTCGTCCATCTGATCGACGATCGTTTCAACCGACCGGAAGTGCGCGAACTACTCCCGGACTGGTGGCAAACGTCTACGGTACGGTCTTTCCCGCTCCTGTCTCTTCAGTAG